One window of the Rufibacter radiotolerans genome contains the following:
- a CDS encoding AI-2E family transporter, protein MPVPIKSGPHTPGPSQHFIRKVLIVAFVFVVLFLLYTVIKMAFVTLLVFFAAVLFGVLLHGLSNFLHRHLRLPHKWALALVCLLLAGVITGAFMYLGPSLSRQTEELREDLPTVLEKLRAQVASLPYGDQLLKQIPTPEELLKGESFIMKNAFSLFSSTFGVLANILIIVVVGIYLAISPQETASGLVRLVPKKHRPRAREVIHVLRFTLWGWLKGTVLAMAIIGSLTTLGLYIIGVPIPLLLGVFAGLLEFIPNIGPFIAGFPAAVLALVQDPSKALTVVLFFIGLQSLEGYILTPLVQKRIIDLPPVLTIMGQLVLGLLAGAWGLFLAVPLVAVIMVLVKMLYIEDYLGDYAVEVKGEEEAIAQEENSPTPQEEETP, encoded by the coding sequence ATGCCTGTTCCCATCAAGTCTGGCCCGCACACCCCGGGCCCCTCGCAGCACTTTATCAGAAAAGTTTTAATAGTGGCTTTTGTGTTTGTTGTGCTGTTTCTGCTGTATACAGTCATCAAAATGGCCTTTGTTACGCTGCTGGTGTTCTTTGCCGCCGTTCTGTTTGGCGTTCTGCTGCACGGGCTCAGCAACTTTCTGCACCGGCACCTGAGATTGCCACACAAATGGGCCCTGGCCCTGGTCTGCCTGCTGTTGGCAGGCGTGATTACGGGGGCATTCATGTATCTGGGGCCCAGCCTTTCCCGGCAGACGGAGGAGCTACGGGAAGACCTGCCCACTGTGCTGGAGAAACTGCGGGCCCAGGTGGCCTCCCTTCCCTACGGAGACCAGTTGCTCAAGCAGATCCCCACCCCAGAGGAGCTTCTCAAGGGGGAGAGCTTCATCATGAAAAACGCTTTCTCGCTTTTCTCCTCCACCTTTGGGGTGCTGGCCAATATCCTGATCATTGTGGTAGTGGGTATCTATCTGGCCATCTCGCCCCAGGAAACCGCCAGCGGGCTGGTGCGGCTGGTGCCCAAGAAACACCGGCCCCGGGCCCGCGAAGTGATCCATGTGCTCCGGTTCACGCTCTGGGGCTGGCTCAAGGGCACCGTGCTGGCCATGGCCATCATAGGCTCGCTCACTACCTTGGGCCTCTATATTATTGGCGTGCCTATTCCGTTGCTGCTGGGGGTTTTTGCCGGTCTCCTGGAATTCATTCCTAACATTGGGCCGTTCATTGCCGGTTTTCCGGCGGCGGTGCTGGCGCTGGTGCAGGACCCCAGCAAGGCCCTGACCGTGGTGCTGTTCTTCATTGGGCTTCAGAGCCTGGAAGGGTATATTCTCACCCCGCTGGTGCAGAAACGCATCATTGACTTACCGCCGGTGCTTACCATTATGGGCCAGTTGGTCTTAGGCCTGCTGGCCGGCGCCTGGGGGCTATTTCTGGCGGTGCCGCTGGTGGCCGTGATCATGGTGCTGGTAAAGATGCTGTACATTGAAGACTACCTGGGCGACTACGCCGTGGAGGTGAAAGGCGAGGAAGAAGCCATTGCCCAGGAAGAAAACTCGCCTACACCCCAGGAAGAAGAGACTCCGTAA
- a CDS encoding M20/M25/M40 family metallo-hydrolase — MTFRKTLALGLALLPLSGAFAQKDIKQKDVARIINTLAADEMMGRKTFTPGIDKAANFISDEFKKAGLQPLAGDTDFKQEFKMYSLTSDKADIEINGKRVKPEEFFYSTVHRKVEWEDKAPKPVFIGENDDFRQGINKARQQKKDLLVMVHPKHQEMFSRYAEYFKQSSPVTELGKGSTLIYVLSPLTEVTSFDVEIKNEVKEMDLANVAGMIPGKRANEYIVFSGHYDHIGFQKAVDGDSIANGADDDASGITAVITLANHFKKQPKPERTLLFVAFTAEEIGGYGSQHFSKQLNPDEIVAMFNIEMIGKGSKFGPNSAYITGFDKSDFGLLLQQAVKGTPYSFHPDPYPGQNLFYRSDNATLARLGVPAHTISSVQIDKDKLYHSVDDEVSSLDMAHMTNMIKAVALGAKDFVQGKKTPKRVDKTQVQ; from the coding sequence ATGACGTTCAGAAAAACCCTTGCCCTTGGCCTAGCGCTTTTGCCGCTGTCCGGTGCCTTCGCGCAGAAAGACATCAAGCAAAAAGATGTTGCCCGCATTATAAACACCCTTGCCGCCGATGAGATGATGGGCCGCAAAACCTTTACCCCGGGCATTGACAAAGCCGCCAATTTCATTTCTGATGAATTCAAGAAAGCCGGGCTGCAACCCCTGGCCGGCGACACAGACTTCAAGCAGGAGTTTAAGATGTACAGCCTTACTTCAGACAAAGCCGATATTGAGATCAATGGCAAACGGGTAAAGCCCGAAGAGTTCTTTTACAGCACCGTGCACCGCAAGGTGGAGTGGGAAGACAAAGCGCCCAAGCCCGTTTTCATTGGCGAGAACGATGATTTCAGACAGGGCATAAACAAGGCCCGCCAGCAGAAGAAAGATTTACTGGTAATGGTGCACCCTAAACACCAGGAGATGTTCAGCCGCTACGCGGAATACTTTAAGCAGTCTAGCCCGGTCACCGAACTTGGCAAAGGCTCTACGCTCATCTATGTGCTGTCGCCGCTCACTGAGGTGACTTCTTTTGACGTGGAGATCAAGAACGAGGTAAAGGAAATGGACCTGGCCAACGTGGCGGGCATGATCCCGGGCAAGCGCGCCAATGAGTACATTGTCTTCTCGGGTCACTATGACCACATTGGTTTCCAGAAAGCGGTAGATGGTGACTCCATAGCCAACGGCGCCGACGATGACGCCTCTGGTATTACCGCCGTCATTACGCTGGCCAACCACTTCAAGAAACAGCCTAAACCAGAGCGCACGCTTCTCTTTGTGGCCTTTACGGCCGAGGAGATTGGCGGCTACGGCTCCCAGCATTTCTCCAAACAGCTGAACCCCGATGAGATTGTGGCCATGTTCAACATTGAGATGATAGGCAAAGGCTCTAAGTTCGGTCCTAACAGTGCCTACATTACCGGCTTTGATAAATCAGACTTCGGGTTGCTGTTGCAGCAGGCCGTAAAAGGCACGCCCTACAGTTTCCACCCAGACCCGTACCCCGGCCAGAACCTGTTCTACCGTTCAGACAACGCCACCCTGGCCCGCCTGGGCGTTCCGGCCCATACCATCTCCTCCGTGCAGATTGACAAAGACAAGCTCTACCACTCCGTGGATGACGAAGTAAGCAGCCTGGACATGGCCCACATGACCAACATGATTAAAGCCGTGGCCCTGGGCGCCAAGGATTTCGTGCAGGGTAAAAAGACCCCTAAACGCGTGGATAAGACACAGGTGCAGTAA
- a CDS encoding TonB-dependent receptor: MKVYLSLLLFALPVVTWAQSATVQDRANLQPLAGVRVTPVQGGGAVLTDAKGRFSTQEFRDTDSLRFERPDYQARTVAVSQLRTLHYRVLLSERSYSLEEVVVSASKFEEKRADVPQQIQVLKAKDLAFQNNQTTADVLQQSGQVLVQKSQAGGGSPILRGFEANKVLMVLDGVRLNNAIYRGGHLQNVITVDNTALQKVEVVFGPGSVVYGSDALGGVVHFYTKNPVLGDSAGTHVTGSAFTRYATANQEKTGHVDVSVGGKRWGSFTSLTYSDFDDLRQGKRRNPFYGNWGLRPFYADRVNGKDVMVPNENVNVQKQSGYQQYDVLQKVLFQASPTTSHVLNLQYSTSSDIPRYDRLTEVDSKGVLKSAQWYYGPQERLLAAYTFATQGKGWLENLRLTAAYQSVAESRNNRSFGKTLLQHRKEHVDIFTLNADASRLLGDHELRYGLEASYNDVQSRAYGENIDTGARSALDTRYPSGGSDMRTAAAYFTHTWEITPHWILSDGLRVSRVELNADFTDKRFFNFPFDEVSQKNTAVNGNLGLVFQPGHDWRLAAVASSGFRAPNVDDLGKVFESVAGQLIVPNPSLKPEYTYNAELSVGKTILQNVRVEGTGFYTWYRDAITTQPFQFQGQSVVDYNGQPSRVTANVNANKAYIYGASGSLSADITQAFRLASTLTYTYGRIKAEPQDIPLDHIAPVFGKTSLFLTLPKFRSEFFVQYNGWKRLEDYNPVGEDNLQYATPQGEPAWYTLNLRTAYQFHPRVQVQAALENILDQFYRVYASGVSAPGRNLVLTVRGNF, translated from the coding sequence ATGAAAGTTTATTTGTCTCTGTTGCTGTTTGCGTTGCCCGTGGTGACCTGGGCGCAGAGTGCCACCGTACAGGACCGGGCCAACCTTCAGCCGTTGGCGGGAGTGCGGGTAACTCCCGTGCAGGGGGGCGGCGCGGTCTTAACAGATGCCAAAGGAAGGTTCAGCACCCAAGAGTTCAGGGACACCGACAGCCTGCGGTTTGAGCGGCCAGATTACCAGGCCCGCACCGTGGCCGTGAGCCAGCTCAGGACCCTGCATTACCGCGTGTTGCTTTCTGAGCGCAGTTATTCTCTGGAGGAAGTGGTGGTCTCTGCCAGCAAGTTTGAAGAGAAGCGCGCCGATGTGCCGCAACAGATTCAGGTGCTCAAAGCGAAGGACCTGGCCTTCCAGAATAACCAAACCACCGCCGATGTGCTGCAGCAAAGCGGCCAGGTGCTGGTGCAGAAAAGCCAGGCCGGCGGCGGAAGCCCCATCTTACGGGGTTTTGAGGCCAACAAGGTTTTGATGGTGCTGGACGGCGTGCGCCTGAACAACGCCATTTACCGGGGCGGCCACCTGCAGAACGTGATCACGGTAGACAACACCGCGCTGCAGAAGGTAGAAGTAGTGTTTGGGCCGGGCTCAGTGGTCTATGGGTCAGACGCGCTGGGCGGGGTAGTGCATTTCTACACCAAGAACCCTGTGTTAGGTGATAGCGCCGGTACCCACGTGACAGGCAGCGCCTTTACCCGCTACGCCACCGCCAACCAGGAGAAAACCGGCCACGTAGATGTGTCGGTGGGCGGAAAACGCTGGGGGAGCTTCACTAGCCTTACCTATTCAGATTTTGATGACCTGCGGCAAGGCAAAAGACGCAACCCGTTCTACGGCAACTGGGGCCTGCGCCCCTTCTACGCTGACCGCGTGAATGGGAAAGACGTGATGGTGCCCAATGAGAACGTGAACGTGCAGAAACAAAGCGGCTACCAGCAGTATGACGTGCTGCAGAAAGTGCTGTTCCAGGCCAGTCCTACCACCTCGCACGTGCTTAACCTGCAGTACTCCACCTCTTCAGATATTCCGCGCTATGATAGGTTGACCGAGGTAGACAGCAAAGGCGTGCTCAAGAGTGCGCAATGGTACTACGGTCCGCAGGAGCGTTTGCTGGCCGCCTACACATTTGCTACGCAAGGCAAGGGCTGGCTGGAGAACCTTCGGCTGACGGCCGCCTACCAAAGCGTAGCCGAGAGCCGCAACAACCGAAGCTTTGGCAAAACCCTGCTTCAGCATCGCAAAGAGCACGTAGACATCTTCACGCTCAACGCAGACGCCAGCCGCCTGCTAGGCGACCATGAACTGCGCTACGGCCTGGAAGCAAGCTACAATGACGTGCAGTCCAGAGCCTACGGCGAAAACATAGACACCGGCGCCCGCTCCGCCCTGGACACCCGCTACCCCAGCGGTGGGTCAGACATGCGCACTGCCGCCGCCTATTTCACCCACACCTGGGAAATCACGCCCCACTGGATTCTCTCTGACGGACTGCGCGTGAGCCGGGTAGAACTGAACGCCGATTTCACAGACAAGCGCTTCTTTAATTTTCCTTTTGATGAAGTAAGCCAGAAGAACACCGCCGTGAACGGTAACCTGGGTCTGGTCTTCCAACCCGGCCATGACTGGCGGCTGGCGGCCGTGGCTTCCTCGGGGTTCCGGGCGCCCAACGTAGATGACCTAGGCAAGGTGTTTGAGTCGGTGGCCGGGCAGTTGATTGTGCCTAACCCCAGTTTAAAGCCCGAGTACACCTACAACGCCGAACTGTCTGTTGGCAAAACCATTCTGCAGAACGTGCGGGTAGAGGGCACCGGTTTCTACACCTGGTACCGTGACGCCATCACCACCCAGCCGTTCCAGTTCCAGGGGCAGTCGGTGGTGGACTACAACGGCCAGCCCAGCCGCGTCACCGCGAACGTGAACGCCAACAAAGCCTACATCTACGGTGCCAGCGGCTCTCTGAGCGCGGACATTACCCAGGCCTTCCGGTTGGCCTCCACGCTTACCTACACCTACGGCCGTATCAAGGCAGAGCCACAAGATATTCCGCTGGACCATATTGCGCCCGTGTTCGGGAAAACCAGTCTGTTTCTCACGCTGCCTAAATTCCGGTCTGAGTTTTTTGTGCAGTACAACGGCTGGAAACGCCTGGAAGATTACAACCCCGTAGGCGAGGATAACCTGCAATATGCCACCCCGCAGGGCGAGCCGGCCTGGTATACCCTCAACCTGCGCACCGCCTACCAGTTCCACCCAAGGGTACAGGTGCAGGCGGCCCTGGAGAATATCCTGGACCAATTCTACCGCGTATACGCCTCCGGGGTGAGCGCTCCCGGCCGCAATTTAGTGTTGACGGTTAGGGGGAATTTTTAA
- a CDS encoding GNAT family N-acetyltransferase translates to MNSSVASVSIIDYTPAHAILFRELNQAWIERYFEMEELDHKSLGNPDGYIIAKGGHILMAEHNGEIVGTCALIKVDDQTYELAKMAVTDKAQGLKIGKRLGEAAIQKARELGCTSLFLLSNRKLETAIHLYRKLGFIEVPDDFKEYKRADIKMELSL, encoded by the coding sequence ATGAATTCATCTGTTGCATCGGTTTCCATTATAGACTACACGCCTGCCCACGCCATCCTCTTCCGGGAGCTGAACCAGGCCTGGATTGAGCGCTATTTTGAAATGGAGGAACTGGACCATAAATCTCTGGGCAATCCAGACGGCTACATCATTGCCAAGGGCGGTCATATTCTAATGGCCGAGCACAATGGCGAGATAGTAGGCACCTGCGCCCTCATTAAAGTAGACGACCAGACCTATGAATTGGCCAAAATGGCTGTGACTGATAAGGCGCAGGGCCTCAAGATAGGCAAGCGCCTGGGCGAGGCCGCCATCCAGAAAGCCCGGGAATTGGGCTGCACCAGCTTGTTCCTGCTCTCTAACCGCAAACTGGAAACAGCCATTCACCTGTACCGCAAGCTGGGCTTTATAGAGGTGCCAGATGATTTCAAGGAGTACAAGCGCGCCGATATCAAGATGGAGCTCTCGCTCTAG
- a CDS encoding C40 family peptidase, whose translation MKNTAPFLLLIAFLASCTSTKPAPDTAATVPSAAPVSALTAHVDATRQQFAPDKRVVLFDVKANGNVLTGETNVPAAKAALVERLQKAGLSFQDSIQVLPGADLEGNHQAVVTLSVANLRSEPKHPAELATQATMGTPLKVFKHKGGWFLVQTPDQYLAWVDASAIKLMNESAFAAWQKGEKLLYLNPYGFAFAQPNKQGATVSDLVYGDVMVLKNKTKDFYEVEFPDGRLAFVPTAETEKYSTWAATRKPSEQNLVETSKKLLGLPYLWGGTSFKGVDCSGFTKTVYFMNGLILPRDASQQVTIGELIDTQSGFQNLKPGDLLFFGSPAKDGRPERVVHVGMWIGNNEFIHSAGRVRINSMDPAAANHDANELKRFLRAKRVSPQASLMDLRTAALY comes from the coding sequence ATGAAAAACACTGCCCCCTTTCTCCTGCTAATCGCCTTTTTGGCTTCCTGCACCAGCACCAAACCGGCGCCAGACACAGCCGCTACCGTTCCTTCGGCCGCGCCTGTTTCTGCGTTGACTGCGCACGTAGACGCTACCCGCCAGCAGTTTGCCCCAGACAAGCGGGTGGTGCTTTTTGACGTGAAAGCCAACGGCAACGTACTCACCGGCGAAACCAATGTACCCGCTGCCAAGGCCGCACTGGTGGAACGGCTGCAGAAGGCCGGGCTCTCTTTCCAGGATAGCATACAAGTACTACCCGGCGCCGACCTGGAAGGCAACCACCAAGCAGTGGTCACGCTTTCAGTAGCCAACCTCCGGTCAGAGCCCAAACACCCGGCAGAGCTCGCCACGCAGGCCACCATGGGAACGCCGCTCAAGGTGTTCAAGCACAAAGGCGGCTGGTTTCTGGTGCAGACCCCAGACCAGTATTTAGCGTGGGTAGACGCCAGCGCCATCAAGCTCATGAATGAATCCGCGTTTGCGGCCTGGCAGAAGGGTGAGAAATTATTGTACCTGAACCCGTATGGCTTCGCCTTTGCCCAACCCAACAAGCAGGGCGCCACGGTCTCAGATTTGGTGTATGGTGATGTGATGGTGCTAAAGAACAAGACCAAAGATTTCTATGAAGTAGAGTTCCCGGATGGTCGCCTCGCGTTTGTGCCTACCGCTGAAACCGAGAAATACAGCACCTGGGCCGCTACCCGCAAGCCTTCTGAGCAGAACCTGGTAGAGACCTCTAAAAAGCTGCTGGGCCTGCCGTACCTATGGGGCGGCACCTCTTTCAAAGGAGTAGACTGCAGCGGCTTTACCAAAACCGTGTATTTCATGAACGGTCTAATCTTACCCCGTGATGCCTCGCAGCAAGTGACCATTGGTGAGTTGATTGATACCCAAAGCGGGTTCCAGAACCTCAAGCCCGGCGATCTGCTGTTTTTCGGTTCACCTGCCAAAGACGGCAGGCCCGAGCGCGTGGTGCACGTGGGCATGTGGATTGGCAACAATGAGTTCATCCACTCGGCGGGTCGGGTGCGCATTAACAGCATGGACCCCGCCGCCGCCAACCATGACGCCAACGAGCTCAAGCGTTTCCTGCGGGCCAAACGTGTCTCGCCGCAGGCGTCCTTAATGGATTTACGCACCGCCGCCCTCTACTAA